A single Paenibacillus kribbensis DNA region contains:
- a CDS encoding stage VI sporulation protein F has protein sequence MSKNFPKEALKAINKKGGKNISENAVKKLAGTVKADTLQNEAQLRQLIKQVSAMANIPVSEDTVRDIVSAVKKSGMSSSNMEALMKMMMKK, from the coding sequence GTGAGTAAAAACTTTCCGAAAGAAGCGTTGAAGGCCATTAACAAAAAAGGCGGAAAAAACATATCCGAAAATGCGGTGAAAAAGCTGGCAGGCACGGTAAAGGCGGACACGCTTCAAAATGAAGCGCAGTTGCGTCAGCTTATCAAGCAGGTATCTGCGATGGCCAACATTCCGGTGTCGGAAGATACAGTAAGGGATATTGTCAGTGCCGTCAAAAAGAGCGGAATGAGTTCTTCCAATATGGAAGCGTTGATGAAAATGATGATGAAAAAATAA
- the ypeB gene encoding germination protein YpeB, producing the protein MYKRLSSVLFPIVALLMIGAFVWGYRESQMRKEVSLQAKSMSIKTENQYQRAFHDLSFHMDQLHSQLGNAVAVHNTSHAMHRKCLMNVWRITSEAQSEVNQLPLNVMPFNHAKDLLSHLSTFSYQTAVRDLDHEPLTKKELSNLKTLYNNSREISKSMHEVRAKALSKNLRWTDVEQAPGAQTGPKDNTIIDGFKTVDKKVEGYKELDWGPSVATIYAKRSVKNLNLPVVSAEQIKRNAAEFTGKPESQIRVHENGKGTEWASYTATLLNNKQKPVATMDFTKKGGKLISYHDMREVGPKKVTRNEAIRHASDFLAHKGYKGMKPVAYDERTNLAAITYASVQGDVIIYPEKITVRSGLDNGTVTGLQASDYVHEHNPLRRIPKAKLDLKAARAKLNPEFHETYHRKALIKNELSKEVLCYEFGGKINGSVYRIYINADTGMEETIEQVKDSDEPQAKAKNAYR; encoded by the coding sequence ATGTATAAGCGACTTAGTTCCGTATTGTTCCCGATTGTTGCCCTGCTCATGATAGGAGCATTTGTGTGGGGTTATCGGGAAAGCCAGATGAGAAAAGAGGTATCTCTTCAGGCCAAAAGCATGTCGATTAAAACGGAAAATCAATACCAGCGTGCGTTTCATGATTTGTCGTTTCATATGGATCAACTGCATTCCCAACTGGGTAACGCAGTTGCTGTCCATAATACTTCACACGCGATGCATCGCAAATGTTTGATGAATGTGTGGAGGATTACAAGTGAGGCCCAAAGTGAGGTTAACCAGCTGCCTCTCAATGTGATGCCATTTAACCATGCCAAGGATTTGCTGTCACATTTATCTACATTTTCGTATCAGACTGCCGTGCGTGACCTGGATCACGAGCCTTTAACGAAGAAAGAATTATCCAATCTGAAAACGTTATATAACAATTCCAGAGAAATTTCGAAAAGCATGCACGAAGTTCGAGCAAAGGCCTTGAGTAAAAACTTGCGATGGACTGATGTAGAGCAAGCCCCAGGCGCCCAAACCGGGCCAAAGGATAACACGATTATTGATGGCTTCAAAACCGTGGACAAAAAGGTGGAGGGCTACAAGGAGCTGGATTGGGGACCTTCCGTGGCCACCATTTATGCCAAGCGTTCTGTGAAAAATTTGAATCTCCCGGTCGTGAGTGCCGAGCAAATTAAACGGAATGCTGCTGAATTTACAGGCAAACCGGAAAGCCAGATTCGTGTCCATGAAAATGGTAAAGGAACAGAATGGGCGTCCTATACGGCTACCCTGCTCAACAACAAGCAGAAGCCTGTGGCCACCATGGATTTTACGAAAAAGGGCGGTAAGCTCATCTCTTATCACGATATGAGAGAGGTAGGTCCCAAAAAAGTCACCCGCAATGAGGCGATTCGCCATGCTAGTGATTTTCTCGCACATAAGGGCTATAAGGGGATGAAGCCGGTTGCTTATGATGAAAGAACAAATTTAGCTGCCATCACATATGCAAGCGTGCAAGGGGACGTGATTATCTATCCAGAAAAAATCACAGTTAGATCGGGCCTGGATAACGGAACAGTGACCGGGCTTCAAGCGAGCGACTATGTGCACGAGCACAATCCTCTCCGACGTATCCCGAAGGCCAAACTGGATTTGAAGGCTGCACGAGCGAAGTTGAATCCCGAGTTTCATGAGACCTACCACCGGAAAGCATTGATAAAAAATGAACTGTCGAAAGAAGTTCTGTGCTATGAATTCGGCGGAAAAATCAATGGCTCCGTTTATCGGATATACATTAATGCAGATACAGGAATGGAAGAAACGATTGAGCAAGTGAAAGACTCGGATGAGCCTCAAGCCAAAGCGAAAAATGCATATCGCTAA
- a CDS encoding NAD(P)H-dependent glycerol-3-phosphate dehydrogenase encodes MSEKIAVLVAGSWGTALASVLATNNNDVSVWTRNEQQAAEINEKHTNEHYLPGSILSDRISATTDMETAVSGAKAVIIVSPSSAARQVARSLKAHFTKDMLVVHAIKGFETETLKRMSTVISEELEIAEGDIAVLSGPSHAEEVVRKCPTTVVVASSNEQAARAAQELFMNSYFRVYTNRDLLGVELSGALKNIIALGAGMSDGLGFGDNAKAALLTRGLAEITRAGVEMGANPLTFAGLAGIGDLVVTATSRHSRNWRAGSLLGQGQQLDAVLESMGMVVEGIRTTKAAYAISQKLGVQMPITEVLYGVLFEGRDVRKAVEALMGRDPKTEMEVMPLQTWEQWHS; translated from the coding sequence TTGTCTGAGAAAATAGCTGTGCTGGTCGCGGGTAGCTGGGGGACAGCCCTGGCTTCCGTTCTTGCGACCAATAACAACGATGTCTCTGTCTGGACGAGAAATGAGCAGCAAGCAGCTGAAATCAATGAAAAGCATACGAATGAGCATTATTTACCCGGCTCCATTTTGTCAGATCGTATTTCCGCTACAACCGACATGGAGACTGCCGTATCTGGTGCCAAAGCTGTTATTATCGTATCTCCTTCGTCTGCCGCTCGTCAGGTAGCACGTAGTCTAAAAGCTCACTTTACCAAGGATATGTTGGTGGTGCATGCCATTAAAGGCTTTGAAACCGAAACGCTCAAGCGTATGTCCACGGTGATCTCGGAAGAACTGGAAATCGCAGAGGGTGATATTGCCGTGCTGTCTGGTCCGAGTCATGCAGAGGAAGTGGTGCGAAAATGCCCAACAACGGTCGTAGTAGCTTCCTCCAATGAGCAAGCTGCACGGGCTGCGCAGGAGCTGTTTATGAACTCCTATTTTCGGGTATATACCAACCGTGATTTGCTGGGCGTAGAGCTGTCCGGGGCGTTGAAAAACATTATCGCTCTAGGCGCGGGAATGTCGGACGGACTTGGCTTCGGTGATAATGCCAAAGCGGCTTTATTGACGCGTGGATTAGCAGAGATTACCCGTGCCGGGGTTGAGATGGGCGCTAATCCATTGACCTTTGCCGGCCTGGCTGGTATTGGTGACCTTGTTGTCACTGCAACGAGCCGTCACAGCCGCAACTGGCGCGCAGGCTCGCTATTGGGACAGGGTCAACAGCTGGATGCTGTGCTGGAATCCATGGGCATGGTGGTAGAGGGCATTCGCACAACAAAGGCGGCATACGCGATCTCACAAAAGCTGGGTGTTCAGATGCCTATTACAGAAGTGTTGTATGGGGTACTGTTCGAAGGACGTGACGTCCGCAAAGCGGTCGAGGCGCTGATGGGTCGCGACCCTAAGACCGAGATGGAAGTTATGCCGCTGCAAACTTGGGAGCAATGGCATTCATAA
- the plsY gene encoding glycerol-3-phosphate 1-O-acyltransferase PlsY: MILQIVAIVLSYLLGSVSFSLLYGKLKGIDIRQHGSGNAGATNTLRVLGKGPAILVLLLDVLKGVIAVLIGHWLGGESTWLPGLCGIAAIAGHNWPVYFHFRGGKGIATAIGVLASLALLPALYAGIIAILAIVITRYVSLGSLIFVILTPWILLVLGYEWPFFWTALVICLFAVWRHRTNIVKLVRGNENKLGSKGGDRLV, encoded by the coding sequence TTGATTTTACAGATCGTTGCCATCGTACTCAGTTACTTGCTTGGCTCTGTCAGCTTTAGTTTGCTGTATGGAAAATTAAAAGGAATCGACATTCGCCAGCATGGAAGCGGCAATGCCGGTGCGACGAATACGCTGCGCGTGCTTGGAAAAGGCCCGGCTATTCTGGTATTGCTGCTGGATGTACTTAAAGGGGTTATTGCGGTGCTGATTGGGCACTGGCTGGGCGGAGAATCTACTTGGTTGCCGGGTTTGTGCGGAATCGCGGCGATCGCGGGCCATAACTGGCCAGTATATTTTCACTTTCGCGGAGGAAAAGGGATTGCTACCGCTATTGGTGTATTAGCATCGCTGGCCCTGCTTCCCGCTTTATATGCCGGGATCATTGCGATTCTCGCCATCGTAATAACCCGCTATGTGTCCCTTGGATCACTGATTTTTGTCATTCTGACTCCATGGATTTTGCTTGTGCTTGGATATGAATGGCCGTTCTTCTGGACAGCTCTAGTCATTTGCTTGTTCGCTGTGTGGAGACACCGTACCAATATCGTCAAGCTGGTACGGGGAAACGAAAATAAGCTTGGCTCTAAAGGAGGAGATCGTCTTGTCTGA
- the rpsA gene encoding 30S ribosomal protein S1 codes for MSEEIKNQEAAEAANQDELDQIVSLKKGDTVKGTIVKLEDNQAVVSIGYKYDGVIPIRELSSGLDNAEEAVQVGQEVEARIISIDDAKEKLVLSKRAIDSENAWEKLEQLFESKEVFEVVVNDVVKGGIVVDVGVRGFIPASMVERHFVEDFSDYKGRTLRVVVKELDRENNKVILSQKDVLEAEFEANKQKVMAELKEGQEIVGTVQRLTQFGAFVDVGGVDGLVHVSEIAWTHVDKPSDAVSEGDQVKVKVLKVDPEKGKISLSMKAAQPGPWESAAGQFNNNDIVTGVVKRLVNFGAFVEIAPGVEGLVHISQISHKHIGTPQEVLEEGQEVKVKILEMNPSEKRVSLSIKETEEAPEAAPKAERAPRAARAPREELNNPNVSLSNSGLSITLGERFGDKLNKFK; via the coding sequence ATGTCGGAAGAAATTAAAAATCAAGAAGCTGCTGAAGCGGCTAATCAAGACGAGCTCGATCAAATCGTCTCCCTGAAAAAAGGTGACACCGTTAAAGGTACGATCGTGAAATTGGAAGATAACCAAGCGGTAGTAAGCATTGGATATAAATACGATGGAGTTATTCCAATTCGCGAGTTGTCTTCTGGTTTGGATAACGCAGAAGAAGCAGTACAAGTAGGGCAAGAAGTCGAAGCTAGAATCATTAGCATCGATGATGCCAAAGAAAAGCTTGTTCTGTCCAAACGTGCAATCGACAGCGAAAATGCTTGGGAAAAGCTGGAGCAGCTGTTCGAAAGCAAAGAAGTATTTGAAGTCGTAGTAAACGATGTCGTTAAAGGCGGTATCGTAGTAGACGTGGGTGTGCGTGGATTCATTCCTGCATCCATGGTAGAACGTCATTTCGTTGAAGATTTCAGCGATTACAAAGGCCGCACATTGCGTGTTGTTGTAAAAGAGCTGGATCGCGAAAACAATAAAGTGATCCTTTCTCAAAAAGACGTTCTGGAAGCAGAATTTGAAGCCAACAAGCAGAAAGTAATGGCTGAGCTGAAAGAAGGACAAGAAATCGTAGGTACGGTTCAACGTCTGACTCAGTTCGGTGCTTTTGTTGACGTAGGTGGCGTGGACGGTTTGGTTCACGTATCTGAAATCGCTTGGACTCATGTTGATAAGCCTTCTGATGCTGTTTCCGAAGGGGATCAAGTAAAAGTAAAAGTCCTGAAAGTAGATCCTGAAAAAGGAAAAATCAGCCTGAGCATGAAAGCTGCACAGCCTGGTCCTTGGGAATCAGCTGCTGGACAATTTAATAACAATGACATCGTAACTGGTGTTGTAAAACGCCTGGTTAACTTCGGTGCATTCGTTGAAATCGCTCCTGGTGTGGAAGGTTTGGTTCATATTTCCCAAATTTCCCACAAACACATCGGAACTCCACAAGAAGTTCTGGAAGAAGGACAAGAAGTGAAAGTTAAAATTCTTGAAATGAATCCTTCCGAAAAACGTGTTAGCTTGAGCATTAAAGAAACTGAAGAAGCTCCTGAAGCTGCTCCAAAAGCAGAAAGAGCGCCACGTGCTGCTCGCGCGCCTCGTGAGGAACTGAACAATCCGAACGTTTCGCTCAGCAACTCCGGTCTGAGCATTACGCTTGGCGAACGTTTTGGCGATAAGCTGAACAAATTTAAATGA
- a CDS encoding 2Fe-2S iron-sulfur cluster-binding protein, whose amino-acid sequence MNVKITFKPSGRRVRVGQGTTLLQAARKAGVYIPTRCDGKAACLMCKVYISPEWAAFAGRPNDAEQRKLGPLLEEGIRLSCQARAQGDVEATIPEDRLKAAIRRQLERQAMDDELW is encoded by the coding sequence ATGAATGTGAAGATTACGTTCAAGCCGTCAGGCAGGCGCGTACGGGTTGGTCAGGGCACGACATTGCTCCAGGCTGCCCGTAAAGCAGGTGTATATATTCCCACTCGCTGTGACGGGAAAGCGGCCTGCCTCATGTGTAAGGTATATATTTCACCGGAATGGGCTGCATTCGCAGGCCGTCCCAATGATGCAGAGCAGCGTAAGCTGGGACCTTTATTGGAGGAAGGCATACGATTGTCCTGTCAGGCTCGTGCTCAAGGTGATGTAGAGGCTACGATACCGGAGGATAGGCTTAAGGCTGCTATCAGGCGGCAACTGGAGCGCCAAGCGATGGATGACGAACTGTGGTAA
- the cmk gene encoding (d)CMP kinase, producing the protein MARQQVSSNKKINVAIDGPAGAGKSTVARLVAKALSYVYVDTGAMYRAATWYMICKEIPAENVEKVLQHVPELVIELVPDPTGQKVYCNGEDVTTVIRSMEVTSKVSQYSSIAGLRTRLTENQREMAARKGVVMDGRDIGTTVLPDAEVKVFMTASVQERASRRFKELNGADDITLEQLERDIAARDKFDEEREVSPLRCSEDAIVLDTTHMGIQDVVDTIVSYCAAKKDGEISQ; encoded by the coding sequence TTGGCAAGGCAGCAAGTATCTTCAAATAAAAAAATAAATGTAGCCATTGACGGACCTGCTGGTGCAGGGAAAAGTACAGTGGCCCGCTTGGTGGCGAAAGCACTTTCTTATGTATATGTGGACACTGGAGCCATGTACCGGGCAGCAACGTGGTATATGATATGTAAGGAAATTCCGGCGGAAAATGTAGAAAAAGTGCTTCAACATGTACCTGAGCTGGTGATTGAATTAGTACCGGACCCCACAGGTCAAAAGGTTTATTGTAACGGGGAAGACGTAACTACAGTAATCCGTTCGATGGAAGTGACCAGCAAGGTATCACAGTATTCGAGTATTGCAGGTTTACGCACACGTTTGACTGAAAACCAGCGTGAAATGGCTGCGCGTAAGGGCGTCGTTATGGACGGGCGGGACATTGGAACCACAGTGCTTCCAGATGCGGAAGTTAAGGTGTTCATGACTGCAAGTGTTCAGGAACGTGCCTCTCGCCGTTTTAAAGAATTGAACGGAGCTGATGATATCACTCTGGAGCAGCTTGAACGTGACATTGCGGCACGTGACAAGTTTGACGAGGAGAGGGAAGTATCCCCGCTTCGTTGCAGTGAGGATGCCATCGTACTGGATACGACCCATATGGGCATTCAGGATGTCGTGGATACGATCGTATCTTATTGCGCGGCGAAGAAGGATGGGGAGATCAGCCAATGA
- the der gene encoding ribosome biogenesis GTPase Der: MARPVVAIVGRPNVGKSTIFNRIIGDRLSIVEDKPGITRDRIYGISEWNGKSFSIIDTGGIEIDGEDIILKSIRMQAELAIEEADVIVFMSDAKAGITQSDEEVAQMLYRSGKPIIVAVNKVDNLNRADLIYEFYSYGFGDPIPVSGSHGTGIGDLLDAITSNLPELEEEHYDDDVIRVALIGRPNVGKSSLVNAILGEERVIVSDIAGTTRDAIDTPFEKDGQKYVLIDTAGMRKRGKVYETTEKYSVMRAMRAIERADVVLVVINGEEGIIEQDKHIAGYAYEAGKASLFVVNKWDVVDKDDKTMHQFETKIRDHFLFMTYAPIVFLSAKTKQRLQKLLPVVQHVAQQHVMRIQTHLLNDVISDAVAINPPPTDKGRRLRINYVTQVAVKPPTMVVFVNDPEIMHFSYERYLENKIRAAFNFEGTPIRIFTRRKSDEG, from the coding sequence ATGGCAAGACCCGTTGTGGCTATCGTTGGTCGCCCGAATGTGGGAAAATCCACTATTTTTAATCGGATTATCGGGGATCGTTTGTCCATCGTGGAAGATAAACCCGGAATCACCCGTGACCGTATATACGGTATATCGGAGTGGAATGGAAAATCCTTCAGTATTATCGATACCGGTGGTATTGAGATTGATGGTGAAGATATCATATTGAAATCCATCCGTATGCAAGCTGAACTGGCAATAGAAGAAGCCGATGTTATCGTATTCATGAGTGATGCGAAAGCAGGAATTACGCAATCGGATGAAGAGGTAGCTCAAATGCTGTACCGTTCGGGTAAACCGATCATTGTAGCGGTAAACAAAGTGGACAACCTCAATCGTGCCGATTTGATTTACGAGTTTTATTCTTATGGATTTGGAGATCCTATCCCCGTTTCCGGTAGCCATGGTACAGGTATAGGTGACCTGCTGGATGCAATCACGTCCAATTTGCCTGAGCTTGAAGAAGAGCACTATGATGATGACGTTATTCGTGTCGCTTTGATCGGTCGCCCGAACGTTGGCAAATCTTCACTTGTGAACGCCATTCTGGGAGAAGAACGGGTTATTGTTAGTGATATTGCAGGCACGACACGTGATGCGATTGATACGCCTTTTGAAAAAGACGGTCAGAAATATGTACTGATTGATACGGCTGGGATGCGCAAACGCGGTAAAGTATATGAAACGACAGAAAAATATAGTGTAATGCGTGCGATGCGTGCTATCGAGCGTGCAGATGTTGTCCTGGTTGTTATTAACGGCGAGGAAGGTATTATTGAGCAGGATAAGCACATTGCCGGCTATGCTTATGAGGCGGGTAAAGCGTCGCTGTTTGTTGTTAACAAATGGGATGTCGTGGATAAAGATGATAAAACGATGCATCAGTTTGAAACTAAAATCCGCGATCACTTCCTGTTCATGACGTATGCTCCGATTGTGTTCTTGTCTGCCAAAACGAAGCAACGCTTGCAAAAGCTGCTTCCTGTAGTGCAGCATGTAGCCCAGCAGCATGTCATGCGTATTCAGACGCATTTGCTGAATGATGTCATTTCCGATGCAGTGGCGATCAATCCTCCACCAACAGATAAAGGACGTCGTCTGCGCATTAACTATGTGACCCAGGTTGCTGTCAAGCCGCCTACGATGGTTGTATTCGTTAATGATCCGGAGATCATGCACTTCTCTTACGAGCGTTATCTGGAGAACAAAATTCGCGCCGCCTTCAATTTTGAGGGGACTCCAATTCGTATCTTTACACGGCGCAAGTCTGACGAAGGTTAG
- a CDS encoding zinc-binding dehydrogenase, translating to MIRAIVTDPFASEFFSIKEVAAPQAQPWEAIVQVQAFSLNRGEISDAMDNKKQMRPGWDFAGVVIEQAQNGTGPKQGSRVVGLLPMGAWAEQVAAPTSLLAEIPDDITFAEAATLPVAGLSALYTLRKGGMLLGKRVLITGSTGGVGLFAHQLAAQSGAFTVGIARTEEKALLVQEAGANEVIVGDTAISSVDTFGPYHLIIDSVGGDTLAALLPQLGPEGICVSMGHSSSPYATINIRGLGGRTLYSFFLGEEINRYSPAEDLKLLGELVSKGQLVPRIEVEASWKKIGNLAQQLIERKFSGKAVLHIN from the coding sequence ATGATTCGTGCAATTGTAACAGATCCGTTTGCTTCAGAATTTTTCAGTATAAAGGAAGTTGCTGCTCCACAAGCCCAGCCTTGGGAAGCGATCGTTCAAGTACAGGCTTTTTCTCTTAATCGGGGTGAAATATCAGATGCAATGGATAATAAAAAGCAGATGAGACCAGGCTGGGATTTTGCCGGGGTCGTCATCGAGCAAGCCCAAAATGGCACTGGTCCGAAACAAGGAAGCCGCGTCGTTGGCCTTCTCCCGATGGGAGCATGGGCAGAACAAGTTGCCGCCCCTACCTCATTACTGGCCGAAATTCCCGATGATATTACCTTTGCCGAGGCCGCTACTTTACCGGTAGCCGGCCTGTCGGCACTCTATACGCTTAGAAAAGGAGGAATGCTGCTTGGTAAGCGAGTATTGATCACTGGCTCGACTGGCGGAGTTGGCCTTTTCGCACATCAGCTGGCTGCGCAATCCGGAGCTTTTACAGTAGGTATAGCCAGAACAGAGGAAAAAGCCTTACTTGTTCAGGAAGCTGGTGCTAATGAAGTTATCGTTGGAGATACGGCGATTTCATCGGTCGATACCTTTGGACCATATCATTTAATTATAGATTCAGTAGGCGGTGATACACTAGCTGCCTTACTGCCTCAGCTTGGACCAGAGGGGATATGTGTATCCATGGGACATTCGTCCTCACCTTACGCAACGATCAATATCAGGGGGTTAGGCGGTAGAACTTTGTATAGCTTTTTTCTAGGAGAGGAGATCAATCGCTATTCGCCGGCGGAAGATCTAAAATTACTGGGCGAACTTGTTTCAAAAGGCCAGTTAGTACCTAGGATTGAAGTGGAGGCATCCTGGAAGAAAATTGGAAACCTTGCCCAACAACTGATCGAGCGGAAGTTTTCCGGTAAAGCAGTGCTCCATATAAATTAG
- a CDS encoding lysophospholipid acyltransferase family protein — MIYTVCASILRLIYRILFRLEAVGRENVPAEGGVLLCSNHISNLDPPTVGILLKRKVHFMAKAELFNIPVLGPLIDKLGAFPVKRGGVSKESIKLALNILRDGKVMGIFPEGSRGAGGIGKKGAASFALRSGAAAVPVAIVGDYKLFRKTKVIYGKPVNLEAYQKGADIEGDPLELATEAIMSRIRTMKETGKPTNN; from the coding sequence ATGATATATACGGTATGCGCCAGTATTTTGCGACTCATTTACCGCATTCTGTTTAGACTTGAGGCGGTAGGCAGGGAAAATGTACCTGCTGAGGGCGGAGTATTGTTGTGCTCTAATCATATTAGTAATCTTGATCCTCCTACAGTTGGTATTTTGCTGAAGCGAAAGGTTCACTTTATGGCAAAAGCCGAGCTGTTTAATATTCCCGTACTGGGTCCACTGATTGACAAGCTGGGAGCTTTTCCAGTCAAACGCGGTGGTGTGAGTAAGGAATCCATTAAACTGGCATTGAACATCTTGCGTGATGGAAAAGTGATGGGGATCTTCCCGGAAGGCTCTAGAGGAGCTGGAGGAATCGGTAAAAAGGGTGCTGCCAGCTTTGCGCTGCGCAGTGGAGCGGCTGCCGTTCCGGTCGCCATTGTAGGTGATTACAAGCTTTTCCGTAAAACGAAAGTGATATACGGCAAGCCTGTCAATTTGGAGGCTTACCAAAAAGGTGCCGATATCGAGGGAGACCCGCTTGAACTGGCGACAGAAGCAATTATGTCCCGCATCCGTACGATGAAGGAAACTGGCAAGCCTACGAATAACTGA
- a CDS encoding flagellar brake protein — translation MFPKINDVLYIQVAGNDHKDELFEFKSRIAEEESQNFLIEIPMSQTSGRLKRLYLGEELSIFFMSEGGIKNYFNTHVTGFKEDVLRMVRIQKPDPDSISKIQRRNYLRVQANLEIAVKHGVNESRFVAETHDVGGGGVSFHTQEAHHLEEGESLSCWILVPYRNGTLEHVWFQSEVIRIQEMENGRRLIMLKYEKIADQERQKLIKYCFERQLEFREKS, via the coding sequence TTGTTTCCTAAAATTAACGATGTGTTATACATACAAGTGGCTGGCAACGATCACAAGGACGAGCTTTTTGAATTCAAGTCGCGTATTGCGGAAGAGGAGTCACAGAACTTTCTGATTGAAATCCCCATGTCACAAACGAGTGGGCGTTTGAAAAGGCTCTATCTGGGGGAAGAGCTATCCATATTTTTCATGAGCGAGGGTGGAATTAAAAACTATTTTAATACTCATGTAACGGGTTTTAAAGAAGATGTGCTGCGGATGGTCCGCATTCAAAAGCCGGACCCGGACAGCATCAGCAAAATTCAGCGTCGAAACTATCTCCGTGTTCAGGCCAATCTGGAAATTGCGGTAAAACATGGTGTGAACGAATCAAGATTTGTAGCAGAGACACATGATGTGGGAGGCGGGGGCGTTTCTTTTCATACTCAGGAAGCGCACCACCTGGAAGAAGGAGAATCGTTGTCCTGCTGGATTTTGGTTCCTTATAGAAACGGCACGCTGGAGCATGTTTGGTTCCAGTCTGAAGTTATACGCATTCAGGAGATGGAAAATGGCCGCAGGCTCATCATGTTGAAATATGAAAAAATTGCTGATCAGGAGCGCCAAAAGCTGATTAAATATTGCTTTGAGAGACAGCTGGAATTTCGGGAAAAATCGTAA
- the spoIVA gene encoding stage IV sporulation protein A, with translation MEKVDIFKDIAERTGGDIYLGVVGAVRTGKSTFIKRFMETIVLPNITSEADRARAVDELPQSAAGKTIMTTEPKFVPNNAVQIKVTEGLEVNVRLVDCVGYAVEGAKGYEDENGPRMISTPWFEEPIPFQEAAEIGTRKVIQEHSTLGVVVTTDGTIAEIPRSSYVESEERVIEELKEVGKPFVLVINSTHPRSDETLQLRSELAAKYDIPVMTLSAATMTEDDVTGVLREVLYEFPVHEVNVNLPSWVMVLNEDHWLRSNYENSVRDTVKDIRRLRDVDRVVGQFMEYEFIDRAGLSGMNMGQGVAEIDLYAPDELYDQILVEVVGVEIRGKDHLLQMMQDFAHAKREYDRFAEALEMVKTTGYGIAAPSLAEMALDEPQLIRQGTRFGVRLKATAPSIHMIRVDVESEFAPIIGTEKQSEELMRYLMQDFENDPIKIWDSDIFGRSLHSIVREGIQGKIAMMPDNARYKLQETLGRIINEGSGGLIAIIL, from the coding sequence TTGGAGAAAGTGGACATTTTTAAAGACATTGCCGAACGCACCGGAGGAGACATTTATCTTGGGGTCGTTGGCGCAGTCCGAACAGGAAAATCAACGTTTATCAAGAGGTTTATGGAGACGATTGTTCTGCCAAACATTACAAGTGAGGCGGATCGTGCCCGCGCCGTAGATGAGCTGCCGCAAAGCGCGGCAGGGAAGACGATCATGACGACGGAGCCTAAATTCGTACCGAATAATGCCGTCCAGATCAAAGTAACGGAAGGACTGGAGGTAAATGTACGTCTGGTCGACTGTGTAGGATACGCAGTAGAAGGAGCGAAGGGCTACGAGGATGAAAATGGTCCGAGGATGATCTCCACACCATGGTTCGAAGAGCCGATTCCATTTCAGGAAGCAGCGGAAATTGGTACACGCAAAGTTATTCAGGAGCATTCGACGCTTGGTGTTGTGGTCACGACAGATGGTACGATTGCTGAAATTCCGCGCAGCTCTTACGTGGAATCAGAGGAGCGTGTCATTGAGGAGCTGAAGGAAGTTGGCAAGCCATTCGTGCTGGTCATTAACTCCACGCATCCGCGCAGTGATGAAACACTTCAGCTTCGCAGTGAGCTGGCTGCCAAGTACGATATTCCGGTCATGACACTCAGTGCAGCGACAATGACAGAGGATGATGTTACAGGCGTACTTCGTGAAGTATTGTATGAATTTCCGGTGCATGAGGTGAATGTGAACCTGCCGAGCTGGGTCATGGTACTGAACGAAGATCATTGGCTTCGCAGCAATTATGAAAATTCCGTTCGCGATACGGTTAAAGATATCCGACGCCTGCGTGATGTAGATCGGGTGGTCGGTCAGTTTATGGAATATGAATTTATCGACAGGGCCGGTTTGAGCGGGATGAATATGGGGCAGGGCGTAGCTGAAATTGATTTGTATGCGCCGGATGAGCTGTACGATCAGATTTTGGTTGAAGTTGTAGGGGTGGAGATTCGTGGCAAGGATCATTTGCTGCAAATGATGCAGGATTTTGCCCATGCCAAACGGGAATATGACCGCTTCGCTGAGGCGCTGGAAATGGTCAAGACAACGGGATATGGCATAGCCGCTCCGTCACTGGCCGAGATGGCGTTAGACGAACCACAGTTGATTCGCCAGGGTACGAGGTTTGGGGTGCGGCTCAAGGCGACTGCGCCTTCCATTCACATGATCCGTGTCGATGTGGAATCAGAATTTGCTCCGATTATCGGTACAGAGAAGCAAAGTGAGGAGCTTATGCGCTATCTGATGCAGGATTTTGAAAATGATCCGATCAAAATTTGGGACTCAGATATTTTCGGACGTTCGCTGCATTCTATTGTACGTGAAGGCATTCAGGGAAAGATCGCCATGATGCCGGACAATGCACGCTACAAGCTGCAGGAAACGCTGGGTCGCATTATCAACGAAGGCTCCGGCGGTCTCATTGCAATTATTCTCTAA